In Prosthecochloris sp. GSB1, the following proteins share a genomic window:
- a CDS encoding riboflavin synthase, giving the protein MFTGIVKDVGAVVAVRGSGTNLRITVRFSNEREFGDLAVDESVAINGACQTVVALGRQTFDVDTVDETLKKTTLGGFGPGTAVNLERALRPLDRFGGHFVQGHVDCVGDVLGVLDIGGSREVRIAFPGEFSPFVVPIGSVALDGVSLTIARVEKNSFTVAVIPYTFGNTTIPSLVEGSRVNLEFDILGKYIARQQGLMKEDRTSRISEAWLTGLGYR; this is encoded by the coding sequence ATGTTTACCGGAATTGTCAAGGACGTCGGCGCAGTGGTGGCCGTCCGCGGCAGTGGGACCAATCTGAGGATCACCGTGCGTTTTTCGAACGAGAGGGAGTTCGGGGATCTCGCCGTTGATGAAAGCGTGGCGATAAACGGCGCCTGCCAGACGGTCGTGGCGCTCGGACGACAGACCTTCGATGTCGATACGGTCGACGAAACGCTGAAAAAAACCACGCTCGGGGGCTTCGGCCCGGGAACCGCAGTCAACCTCGAACGCGCGCTTCGCCCTCTCGATCGTTTCGGAGGGCATTTCGTGCAGGGGCATGTCGATTGTGTCGGTGATGTTCTCGGCGTACTCGATATCGGCGGCAGCCGCGAGGTTCGCATCGCCTTTCCCGGGGAGTTCAGTCCCTTCGTCGTTCCGATCGGCTCAGTCGCCCTCGACGGCGTCAGCCTGACGATCGCCCGGGTGGAAAAGAACAGCTTCACCGTCGCGGTCATTCCCTATACGTTCGGCAACACCACCATTCCTTCTCTGGTGGAAGGAAGCCGTGTGAACCTGGAGTTCGACATCCTGGGCAAGTACATCGCGAGACAGCAGGGGCTTATGAAGGAGGATCGCACGTCAAGGATCAGCGAGGCTTGGCTTACCGGCCTGGGTTATCGATGA
- a CDS encoding TM2 domain-containing protein, with product MAEVHQKAADEKFCTECGAVIKAKAEICPKCGVRQMMSSNDFSMVAPNGKSKLAAALFALFLGGFGIHKFYLGQTGWGIVYLVFCWTFIPALVGFIEGILYLVMNDNDFIRKYGGG from the coding sequence ATGGCTGAGGTTCACCAGAAAGCTGCGGATGAAAAATTCTGCACTGAATGCGGTGCTGTTATCAAAGCAAAAGCGGAAATTTGCCCTAAATGTGGGGTCAGGCAAATGATGTCGTCAAACGATTTTTCAATGGTTGCGCCAAATGGAAAAAGCAAGCTCGCCGCCGCGTTGTTTGCATTGTTTCTGGGGGGATTTGGAATTCACAAGTTTTATTTGGGACAAACAGGGTGGGGGATAGTCTATCTTGTTTTCTGTTGGACTTTTATTCCGGCGCTTGTTGGATTTATCGAAGGGATATTGTACCTCGTGATGAACGATAATGATTTTATTCGAAAATATGGGGGTGGCTGA
- a CDS encoding acyl-CoA thioesterase: MENYKLVLPEHLNHYGYLFGGNLLKWTDEVSYIAVTLDYPGCNFVTVAMDKVVFRKSIRKGTILCFETRKTREGKTSVEYKVNVYKDSISTGKREMVFTTDITFVCLDEEGNKKELCGK, translated from the coding sequence ATGGAAAACTACAAGCTCGTGCTTCCCGAACACCTCAACCACTACGGCTACCTCTTCGGGGGCAACCTGCTGAAATGGACGGACGAGGTGAGCTATATCGCCGTGACCCTCGACTACCCCGGCTGCAACTTCGTCACGGTCGCAATGGACAAGGTCGTGTTCAGAAAAAGCATCCGCAAGGGAACCATCCTCTGTTTCGAGACCCGAAAGACCAGGGAAGGCAAAACCTCTGTCGAATACAAGGTAAACGTCTACAAGGACAGCATATCGACAGGGAAGCGGGAAATGGTCTTCACGACGGACATCACGTTCGTCTGCCTCGACGAGGAAGGCAACAAGAAGGAGTTGTGCGGCAAATGA
- the ribD gene encoding bifunctional diaminohydroxyphosphoribosylaminopyrimidine deaminase/5-amino-6-(5-phosphoribosylamino)uracil reductase RibD — translation MNAFTVTETWGHERFMSRCLELAVKGAGFVSPNPMVGSVIVCDGRIVGEGFHQRFGGPHAEVNAIASVTDQDVLRRSTLYVNLEPCSHYGKTPPCSDLIVERGIPRVVVACRDPHEKVAGKGIDRLRAAGVEVVEGILEQDALRLNEAFMKSHRRRLPFVALKLAQTLDGKIATANGLSKWITGEASRREVHLMRSRYDAVLTGSGTVLADDPLLTVRHAEGRNPLRVVLDRELRLPPDAAVFGPGAKTLLVTSNSAGGSLRASAFRDKGVEITTAGEINGSLDLSLVLRHLHERGVLSVLVEAGGRLSSSFVREGLADKLYMFVAPKLFGGDGLSSFAELGVVSPGKPVMLSFRETRCFDGDIMIEAYFT, via the coding sequence ATGAACGCGTTCACGGTGACTGAAACGTGGGGGCACGAGCGCTTCATGTCGAGGTGTCTGGAACTCGCAGTGAAAGGAGCCGGCTTCGTCAGTCCCAACCCCATGGTCGGCTCGGTCATTGTCTGCGACGGTCGGATCGTCGGAGAGGGATTCCATCAACGTTTCGGCGGACCGCACGCGGAGGTCAACGCAATCGCGTCGGTGACTGACCAGGATGTTCTGCGGCGTTCGACGCTCTATGTCAACCTCGAACCCTGCTCTCACTACGGCAAGACGCCGCCTTGCAGTGACCTCATCGTCGAGAGGGGAATCCCCAGGGTTGTCGTTGCCTGCCGCGACCCGCACGAGAAAGTCGCGGGAAAAGGGATTGACAGGTTGCGCGCGGCAGGCGTCGAGGTGGTTGAGGGTATTCTCGAGCAGGATGCTCTGCGTTTGAACGAGGCTTTCATGAAATCTCATCGGCGGCGCTTGCCGTTCGTCGCCCTGAAGCTGGCCCAGACCCTCGACGGGAAGATCGCGACAGCGAACGGTCTTTCGAAATGGATTACCGGCGAGGCATCCCGCAGGGAGGTGCACCTGATGCGAAGCCGCTACGACGCGGTGCTTACCGGATCGGGGACCGTACTGGCGGACGATCCTCTTCTGACGGTGCGTCATGCGGAAGGCCGCAATCCCTTGCGGGTCGTGCTCGATCGCGAACTTCGGTTGCCGCCCGATGCGGCTGTGTTCGGGCCCGGAGCGAAGACCCTCCTGGTGACCTCGAACAGCGCGGGCGGTTCTTTGCGGGCATCGGCTTTTCGCGACAAGGGCGTGGAGATCACCACCGCCGGAGAAATAAACGGATCGCTCGATCTTTCCCTGGTCCTTCGGCATCTGCACGAAAGGGGGGTGCTTTCGGTTCTTGTCGAGGCAGGAGGACGTCTTTCGTCATCGTTTGTTCGGGAAGGGCTTGCCGACAAGCTTTACATGTTCGTTGCGCCGAAACTTTTCGGAGGTGACGGACTGAGTTCCTTCGCGGAACTGGGGGTCGTCTCTCCAGGTAAACCCGTCATGCTTTCCTTCAGGGAGACGCGGTGTTTCGACGGCGACATCATGATCGAGGCCTATTTCACCTGA
- a CDS encoding deoxycytidylate deaminase: MAEDSEHGSCCSPPGGSGGDAGEKRLGWHEYFMSVAHLISRRATCTRGHIGAVIVRDHNILSTGYNGAPSGLPHCNETNCMIYRSVHPDGTVEENCVNTIHAEINAIAQAAKHGVSIKDADIYITASPCIHCLKVLINVGIKTIYYDKPYKIEHIAELLRLSGIKLVQVHVGNI; this comes from the coding sequence ATGGCTGAAGATTCAGAACACGGTTCCTGCTGTTCTCCGCCGGGGGGCAGTGGCGGCGATGCCGGGGAAAAGCGGCTCGGCTGGCACGAATATTTCATGAGCGTCGCCCATCTCATATCCCGTCGCGCTACCTGCACGCGAGGACATATCGGGGCGGTCATCGTTCGTGACCATAATATCCTCTCGACGGGGTACAACGGCGCGCCTTCGGGTCTGCCGCACTGTAACGAGACCAACTGCATGATTTACCGCAGCGTTCATCCAGACGGAACAGTCGAGGAAAACTGCGTCAACACGATCCATGCGGAAATCAACGCCATAGCGCAGGCGGCGAAACACGGCGTCTCGATCAAGGACGCCGATATCTATATTACCGCCAGTCCCTGCATCCACTGCCTGAAAGTGCTGATCAACGTCGGTATAAAAACCATCTACTACGACAAGCCCTACAAGATCGAACATATAGCTGAACTGTTGCGTCTTTCGGGCATCAAGCTGGTGCAGGTGCATGTCGGCAACATCTGA
- a CDS encoding replication-associated recombination protein A codes for MSGDAQNQEELFGLSSGKGDSALFRPLAERIRPLFLDDVRGQDHLIGHEGPLRKFLSQGRIPSMIFWGPPGSGKTTLAEICARSLDFRFESLSAVDAGVKDVRRVLDQAAVTRKTQGRQTLLFIDEIHRFNKAQQDSLLHAIEQGTVVLIGATTENPSFEVNAALMSRMQVYTLRTLDDADIETVVRRALEHDPLIAPMKAVVDDWDFLVRFSGGDARKALNAVEAVLSMADPADAPVHISRELLSGAVQKKLPVYDRKGETHYDTVSAFIKSMRGSDPDAALFWLARMLEGGEDPKFIARRMVIFASEDIGNADPYAITLAVSVFHAVDMIGLPEARINLAQGVTYLASCAKSNASYQAINEAQRFASAHQDEPVPMHLRNAPTKFMKKAGYGKGYRYPHDHPRHFIEERYLPEGVDALFYRPTGEGREKFIRDRLSELWKGRY; via the coding sequence ATGAGCGGTGACGCGCAAAACCAGGAGGAGCTTTTCGGACTATCCTCGGGCAAGGGCGACAGCGCCCTCTTCCGGCCCCTCGCCGAGAGGATAAGGCCGCTTTTTCTCGACGATGTCAGGGGTCAGGATCACCTCATCGGTCACGAAGGCCCGCTTCGCAAATTTCTTTCCCAGGGTCGCATCCCTTCCATGATTTTCTGGGGACCCCCCGGATCGGGCAAGACGACGCTGGCGGAAATTTGCGCCCGTTCACTCGATTTCCGTTTCGAATCACTCTCGGCGGTGGACGCCGGGGTGAAAGATGTCCGCAGGGTGCTTGACCAGGCGGCGGTAACGCGTAAAACACAGGGCCGTCAGACACTGCTTTTCATAGACGAGATACACCGATTCAACAAGGCCCAGCAAGATTCCCTGCTCCATGCGATCGAGCAGGGAACGGTCGTGCTGATAGGCGCGACGACCGAGAACCCGTCCTTCGAGGTCAATGCGGCGCTCATGAGCAGGATGCAGGTCTATACCCTTCGCACTCTCGACGATGCCGACATCGAGACCGTTGTCCGCCGGGCGCTGGAGCATGATCCCCTGATCGCGCCCATGAAAGCGGTCGTCGACGACTGGGATTTTCTGGTCAGGTTTTCCGGAGGCGATGCCCGCAAGGCGCTCAACGCCGTCGAGGCGGTGCTTTCCATGGCCGATCCTGCCGATGCGCCGGTGCATATATCGAGGGAACTGCTTTCGGGAGCGGTGCAGAAAAAACTGCCGGTTTACGACCGCAAGGGCGAAACGCACTACGATACGGTCTCGGCGTTCATAAAGTCCATGCGGGGCTCCGACCCAGACGCGGCGCTGTTCTGGCTCGCAAGGATGCTCGAAGGCGGAGAGGACCCGAAGTTTATCGCCCGCAGAATGGTGATTTTCGCAAGCGAGGACATCGGCAACGCCGATCCCTATGCCATTACGCTCGCGGTCTCCGTATTCCATGCGGTCGATATGATAGGCTTGCCCGAAGCGAGGATCAACCTCGCCCAGGGAGTCACCTATCTGGCATCCTGCGCGAAGTCGAACGCAAGTTACCAGGCGATCAACGAGGCGCAGCGTTTCGCCTCGGCTCACCAGGACGAGCCCGTGCCGATGCATCTGCGTAACGCCCCGACGAAGTTCATGAAAAAGGCTGGGTACGGCAAGGGATACCGCTACCCTCACGACCATCCACGGCATTTCATCGAGGAGCGCTATCTTCCCGAAGGCGTCGACGCGCTTTTTTACCGTCCGACAGGTGAGGGTCGAGAAAAATTCATTCGCGATCGTCTTTCGGAGCTGTGGAAGGGCAGATACTGA
- a CDS encoding ABC transporter ATP-binding protein: protein MAENLLELRNVTAYRGATRVFDGFSLVIAEGESTVILGPNGAGKTTLLKLVDREIYPVAGEGGSIRIMGSERWNIWELRSRFGILSNDLQHEYLGCAKGLNVVLSGFYSSIDTWRHQEFSPADIEKARSVMRRLGIDALADRPFGEMSTGQQRRFLLGRALVNDPCALLFDEPTAGLDLAASFHYMETIRRLVREGRTIVLVTHHLHEIPPEISRVVLLRDGRVFMEGGKERLLTSPVLSELFGIRLRVFKENGFYQVLPA from the coding sequence ATGGCGGAAAATCTTCTCGAACTACGGAACGTGACCGCCTATCGGGGCGCCACCAGGGTGTTCGACGGTTTTTCCCTCGTCATTGCCGAGGGTGAAAGCACCGTTATCCTCGGTCCGAACGGCGCGGGAAAGACCACTCTGCTGAAACTCGTCGACCGTGAAATCTACCCCGTAGCGGGCGAGGGCGGATCGATCAGGATTATGGGCAGCGAACGCTGGAACATATGGGAGCTTCGCTCCCGTTTCGGAATCCTGTCCAATGATCTCCAGCACGAATACCTTGGGTGCGCGAAGGGATTGAACGTCGTTCTTTCCGGCTTCTACTCGAGCATCGACACATGGCGACACCAGGAGTTCAGTCCCGCCGACATTGAAAAAGCGCGGTCTGTCATGCGGCGGCTGGGGATCGATGCGTTGGCCGACAGGCCTTTCGGGGAGATGTCTACCGGTCAGCAGCGCCGCTTCCTGCTCGGGCGCGCGCTTGTCAACGATCCCTGCGCCCTGTTGTTCGACGAACCTACTGCCGGGCTCGATCTGGCGGCCTCGTTCCATTATATGGAAACCATACGGAGGCTCGTCCGCGAAGGACGGACGATCGTGCTCGTAACCCATCACCTGCACGAAATTCCGCCGGAGATATCGAGGGTGGTGCTGCTGAGGGACGGCCGCGTGTTCATGGAGGGTGGAAAGGAGCGTCTGCTCACTTCGCCAGTGCTTTCGGAACTTTTCGGGATTCGGCTCAGGGTTTTCAAGGAAAACGGCTTTTACCAGGTTCTTCCCGCCTGA
- a CDS encoding DoxX family protein, translating into MLERILHNSDLGKLLLRLPVGLLMMFHGFYKLQNGLGFIEKSLAGAGLPTFLAWGVLIGEILAPLLVVLGIYARPAALVEAFVMIAAIYLVHMGDLMSFTQHGGYALELQFLYLFGSLAVVFLGSGKYSLSRGRGVWD; encoded by the coding sequence ATGCTTGAACGAATACTCCACAACAGCGATCTCGGCAAGCTGCTTCTGCGCCTGCCGGTCGGGCTGCTCATGATGTTTCACGGTTTTTACAAGCTCCAGAACGGGCTCGGGTTCATCGAAAAATCTCTCGCGGGCGCGGGATTGCCGACTTTTCTGGCCTGGGGCGTGTTAATCGGAGAGATTCTCGCACCCTTGCTCGTCGTGCTCGGCATCTACGCGCGCCCCGCTGCGCTTGTCGAGGCCTTCGTGATGATCGCCGCCATCTATCTCGTGCATATGGGCGATCTCATGTCGTTCACGCAACACGGTGGTTATGCGCTCGAACTCCAGTTCCTGTATCTTTTCGGTTCGCTCGCCGTCGTGTTTCTCGGGTCCGGCAAATACAGCCTTTCGAGAGGCCGGGGCGTTTGGGATTGA
- a CDS encoding TolC family protein — protein sequence MIRYCFLPLLFLLLSTPSLCAVESGSPGKVSLSIDQAVTTGLLKNRTLEIARLEREMAGQKVRESWADLLPQLNSGFEYTRHVKPAVIYFPDLTGSNPGNLTALEISADNAMTASLSLSQKLFDYRAIAGIRASSIVREISAEAYREARSNVIGDIKTAYYNVLIADEQVTILEQSIKRWEKALQDSRALFSQGVAADIDTLRAFLSVENIRPDLIQARSRAAVARTEFKNIVGLDPLESVRLTDSLVYRPGDEPDDFSLAYEEAVASRPDVRQLELRVEAEGENVSAARAEGYPSFTAVGQLQTQTQFDDGTRLGDTDWPVSSSVGVQVSMPLFTGFGVSSRVEQAKIGRMQTVTRLDELKADIRAEIQTRLFRLLESRSRIEVQQRTTRTAERSYEITLLRFREGIGSQLELADAELQLNKARTNYLQAVYDYLVARIEYEKALGRTDAKYASEARASS from the coding sequence ATGATCAGATATTGTTTTCTTCCACTGCTTTTTCTTTTGCTATCGACGCCTTCCCTGTGCGCCGTTGAATCCGGTTCCCCCGGCAAGGTCTCGCTTTCGATCGACCAGGCCGTCACGACGGGGCTCCTGAAAAACCGGACGCTCGAGATCGCTCGGCTTGAACGCGAGATGGCCGGGCAGAAAGTCCGGGAATCATGGGCCGACCTGTTGCCGCAGCTCAACTCGGGTTTCGAGTATACCCGCCACGTAAAGCCGGCGGTCATTTATTTTCCCGACCTAACAGGCAGCAATCCGGGCAACCTGACGGCCCTTGAGATCAGCGCGGACAACGCCATGACCGCATCGCTTTCCCTCAGCCAGAAACTCTTCGATTACCGGGCGATCGCAGGTATCAGGGCGTCGTCGATCGTCAGGGAGATCAGCGCCGAGGCGTACCGAGAGGCCAGGTCGAACGTCATAGGCGACATCAAGACAGCCTATTACAACGTGCTAATTGCCGATGAACAGGTGACGATACTCGAACAGAGCATCAAGCGCTGGGAAAAGGCGCTTCAGGACAGCCGCGCCCTTTTTTCGCAGGGGGTGGCGGCCGATATCGATACCCTCAGGGCGTTTCTTTCAGTCGAGAACATCCGGCCGGATCTCATTCAGGCCCGGAGCAGGGCGGCCGTGGCGAGAACCGAGTTCAAGAACATCGTAGGGCTTGACCCTCTGGAAAGCGTCAGGTTGACCGACTCCCTTGTTTACCGGCCGGGGGATGAGCCGGACGATTTTTCCCTGGCCTATGAGGAGGCCGTTGCATCGCGCCCCGATGTTCGCCAGCTCGAACTCCGGGTGGAGGCGGAAGGCGAAAACGTCAGTGCGGCGAGAGCCGAGGGATACCCCTCGTTCACCGCCGTGGGACAGTTGCAGACGCAGACGCAGTTCGACGACGGGACCCGGCTCGGCGATACCGACTGGCCTGTCTCGTCGTCGGTCGGAGTACAGGTTTCCATGCCGCTTTTTACCGGTTTCGGAGTGAGTTCGCGTGTCGAACAGGCAAAGATAGGCCGGATGCAGACCGTGACCAGGCTTGACGAACTGAAGGCCGACATCCGCGCCGAGATCCAGACCAGGCTTTTCCGTCTGCTGGAATCCCGTTCGAGAATCGAGGTCCAGCAGCGCACGACCAGGACGGCCGAGCGCAGCTACGAGATTACCTTGCTGCGTTTCCGGGAAGGAATCGGTTCGCAGCTCGAACTTGCCGACGCCGAACTGCAGCTCAACAAAGCCAGGACAAACTACCTTCAGGCTGTCTACGACTATCTCGTCGCGCGCATCGAATACGAAAAGGCTCTCGGCAGGACCGATGCGAAGTACGCAAGCGAAGCGCGGGCTTCATCATGA
- a CDS encoding NFACT RNA binding domain-containing protein — protein MLRNYFTLYHLARELHGRLAGGYVFEIYSQQKNEITIACITPEGGHIQVHVVTNHPDLCLYTRNGINRKNRNTAALMPETTEKEILGVTIDSGDRIVRMELEQDFNLVLRLFSAKTNVLLEKDGAVISAFKKERRLGPPGAREDASARPDILRTLEPLAYDPSSFVAAYEAAPGNDAGEKLPAILPGFDRSLLRKLLESRGSDRRPSAIAEEFADLFHELLAPTPSVRIVPNEKPSFSLLPCPEPDVLHYTSVIEALDAYSAKTWQYLSTRRHAGELRQRLLHKQKKIRSEIANFHPGELGRQAELYERYGHLLIASLHCGDRGPDSIELVDMMDPSAPTVAVPLKPELNLQQNAARWFDKASRARDKLEGATRRAAEVKRQQEAIERLLNLAETLSSSAEVRHFNSTHHATLKSLGLAARESGTKQPPFKRIDLTRKATLYVGKNARNNEQLTFSFAKPKDIWLHARGASGSHCVLRGATMQNHSEIRRAAEIAAFHSSARNSGLVPVMYCEKKHVGRSKNMPPGQVAVEKEKVIMVQPRP, from the coding sequence ATGCTGCGCAACTATTTCACCCTTTACCATCTCGCCAGGGAGCTGCACGGCCGACTTGCCGGAGGCTATGTCTTCGAGATCTATTCGCAACAGAAAAACGAGATCACGATCGCATGCATAACCCCGGAAGGCGGCCATATCCAGGTGCATGTCGTGACGAACCACCCTGACCTTTGCCTCTACACGCGCAACGGAATCAACAGGAAAAACAGGAACACCGCGGCCCTGATGCCCGAAACCACTGAAAAGGAAATTCTCGGCGTGACGATCGACTCCGGCGACAGGATCGTGCGGATGGAACTGGAACAGGACTTCAACCTGGTTCTGCGGCTTTTCAGTGCAAAAACCAACGTACTGCTGGAAAAAGACGGCGCGGTGATCTCGGCGTTCAAGAAAGAACGGCGTCTCGGCCCCCCCGGTGCACGGGAAGACGCCAGCGCGCGCCCGGACATTCTGAGAACCCTCGAACCGCTTGCCTACGACCCGTCGTCGTTCGTGGCGGCATACGAAGCGGCGCCGGGAAACGACGCGGGAGAAAAACTGCCTGCGATACTGCCCGGTTTCGACCGAAGCCTGTTGCGGAAGCTGCTCGAAAGCCGCGGCAGCGACAGGAGACCCTCGGCGATCGCCGAAGAGTTCGCCGATCTCTTCCACGAGCTTCTCGCTCCGACCCCCTCGGTTCGCATCGTTCCGAACGAAAAGCCGTCGTTCTCCCTGCTTCCTTGCCCTGAACCTGACGTATTGCATTATACGAGCGTCATTGAAGCGCTCGACGCCTACAGCGCGAAAACCTGGCAATATCTCTCGACGCGCAGGCACGCCGGTGAACTTCGACAGCGCCTGCTGCACAAGCAGAAAAAAATCCGGAGCGAAATAGCGAATTTCCATCCCGGTGAACTCGGTCGCCAGGCGGAACTGTACGAGCGTTACGGGCACCTCCTTATCGCATCCCTGCACTGCGGGGACCGCGGGCCTGACAGCATCGAGCTTGTCGACATGATGGATCCCTCGGCCCCGACGGTCGCCGTTCCGCTGAAACCCGAACTTAATCTGCAACAGAACGCCGCCCGCTGGTTCGACAAGGCATCCAGGGCGAGGGACAAGCTCGAAGGAGCGACGCGCAGGGCCGCCGAGGTAAAACGGCAGCAGGAAGCAATCGAGCGGCTCTTGAATCTCGCCGAAACCCTCTCGTCGTCGGCCGAAGTCAGGCATTTCAACAGCACGCACCACGCCACCCTGAAAAGTCTCGGGCTTGCGGCAAGGGAAAGCGGAACGAAACAACCTCCCTTCAAAAGGATTGACCTGACGCGCAAAGCGACGCTCTATGTGGGAAAAAACGCGCGGAACAACGAACAGTTGACCTTTTCCTTCGCCAAGCCGAAGGACATCTGGCTGCACGCCAGGGGAGCATCGGGATCGCACTGCGTTCTCAGGGGCGCGACCATGCAGAACCACTCGGAAATACGCCGCGCGGCAGAGATCGCGGCCTTTCACTCCTCCGCACGCAATTCCGGACTGGTGCCGGTCATGTATTGCGAGAAAAAACATGTGGGGCGGTCGAAAAACATGCCTCCCGGACAGGTTGCGGTTGAAAAGGAAAAGGTTATTATGGTACAACCCAGACCCTGA
- a CDS encoding LptF/LptG family permease produces MKILYRYILREHAGPFLFAFATILFVFTLHFLTIFIDRFVGKGLDFFVMVELIVLQIAWMVVLAVPMAVLVSALIAFGNLTNRSEMAVMRAGGLSLYRLILPVLLASVVLAVLVERFNNVVLPEANYQAKLLLRDITRAKPSFGLQENAFSGLVEGYSILVRKTEWRSDRLEGITIYEGVPDDYKSVITAESGRIEFTPDYHYLIMTLENGEMHELQEDSGEEYRVTSFEKQRFVFASTGYGFERTSGDELRRGDRELSASSLRAMAMKFSGRVDESERALKELLSAKKARSVTVQGADSDVEAGRAEEDARLDRQIERERSQVENNRKLYNRYMVEFHKKYALSFACIVFVLVGAPLGVMARRGGFGVGAGLSLLFFVLYWALLILGEKTSDRGLLDPGLSMWLANIVMTGIGLFALLKVSGGLGGSGR; encoded by the coding sequence ATGAAGATTCTCTACCGTTACATCCTCAGGGAGCATGCCGGCCCCTTCCTGTTCGCTTTTGCCACGATTCTTTTCGTTTTCACCCTCCATTTTCTGACCATCTTCATCGACCGTTTCGTCGGCAAGGGGCTGGACTTTTTCGTGATGGTCGAGCTGATCGTTCTCCAGATCGCCTGGATGGTCGTGCTTGCAGTGCCCATGGCGGTTCTGGTGTCGGCCCTTATCGCTTTCGGCAACCTGACGAACCGTTCCGAGATGGCCGTCATGCGAGCCGGAGGTCTTTCCCTCTATCGCCTGATACTGCCAGTACTCCTGGCGAGCGTCGTGCTTGCCGTCCTTGTCGAGCGGTTCAACAACGTGGTGCTGCCCGAGGCGAACTACCAGGCCAAGCTGCTTCTTCGGGACATAACGAGGGCAAAGCCGAGCTTCGGCCTGCAGGAAAATGCATTTTCGGGACTCGTGGAAGGGTACTCGATACTCGTGCGCAAAACCGAATGGCGCTCCGACCGGCTCGAGGGCATTACGATCTACGAGGGGGTTCCCGACGACTACAAGAGCGTCATTACCGCCGAAAGCGGCAGGATCGAGTTCACTCCGGATTATCACTATCTCATCATGACCCTCGAGAACGGAGAAATGCACGAGTTGCAGGAGGATTCAGGGGAGGAGTACCGCGTCACGTCGTTCGAGAAACAGCGATTTGTTTTCGCATCGACCGGATACGGCTTCGAAAGGACCTCCGGCGATGAACTCAGGCGGGGTGACCGTGAGCTGTCGGCGTCGAGCCTTCGCGCCATGGCGATGAAGTTCAGCGGGCGCGTGGATGAATCCGAACGGGCGTTGAAGGAATTGCTTTCGGCGAAAAAGGCGCGGAGTGTAACGGTTCAGGGCGCTGATTCGGACGTTGAAGCCGGGCGCGCCGAGGAAGATGCCCGCCTCGATCGCCAGATCGAGCGGGAAAGAAGCCAGGTCGAGAACAACAGGAAACTCTACAACCGCTACATGGTTGAGTTTCACAAGAAGTACGCGCTCTCTTTCGCCTGCATCGTGTTCGTGCTGGTCGGAGCTCCCCTCGGGGTCATGGCCAGGCGGGGAGGCTTTGGCGTGGGAGCCGGGCTCTCGCTCCTTTTTTTCGTGCTGTATTGGGCTCTTTTGATCCTGGGCGAGAAAACCTCCGACAGGGGGCTGCTCGATCCCGGTCTTTCCATGTGGCTCGCCAATATCGTCATGACCGGTATCGGGCTGTTCGCTCTCCTCAAGGTATCGGGGGGGCTTGGCGGTTCCGGGCGTTGA
- the tpx gene encoding thiol peroxidase — protein MALITLKGNAVSTVGELPATGTAAPSFNLVKSDLSEAGLADFNGKRAVLNIFPSLDTPVCAASVRRFNLEASSLPETVVLCISADLPFAHKRFCETEGIENVVSLSVFRSPEFGKDYGVTIADGPLKGILSRAVVIVDGDGKVIYTEQVPEITQEPDYEAALKAMV, from the coding sequence ATGGCACTGATTACACTCAAGGGCAACGCAGTTTCCACGGTCGGCGAACTTCCGGCAACGGGCACGGCCGCGCCTTCATTCAACCTTGTCAAAAGCGATCTTTCAGAAGCGGGGCTTGCTGATTTCAACGGCAAGAGGGCGGTCCTTAATATTTTTCCCAGCCTCGATACGCCGGTCTGCGCGGCATCAGTCAGGCGGTTCAATCTCGAGGCTTCAAGCCTTCCCGAGACGGTCGTGCTCTGCATCTCCGCCGATCTTCCGTTCGCTCACAAGCGCTTCTGCGAAACCGAAGGCATAGAGAACGTCGTTTCCCTTTCGGTCTTCCGGTCTCCCGAATTCGGCAAGGACTACGGCGTGACCATTGCAGACGGTCCGCTGAAGGGCATCCTTTCGCGCGCGGTGGTCATCGTTGACGGCGACGGCAAGGTCATCTACACCGAGCAGGTGCCTGAAATTACCCAGGAACCCGATTATGAGGCGGCGCTGAAAGCGATGGTGTGA